In a single window of the Anaerocolumna cellulosilytica genome:
- a CDS encoding flippase — protein sequence MGTLKKNFIYNISYQFLSLFLPLVTTPYISRVLGADGIGEYSYTYSVVYYFMLVAMLGITQHGNRTIASSGTGMEKRSEVFWNIYTVQLITHGVGVLIYLIYLLMVVKNSSPLPWLQLIFLCSGIFDISWLYFGLENFRFTVLRNVLIKLATVVLIFLYVKDTGDLWIFTLIMAVGTLLSQVYLWLYLRKFVTFVRPDIKGIRCQLKPIITLFIPVLAFSVYKVMDKIMLGNMSTYEQVGFYENATKINNIPIGFINAMGIVMLPRMTNIATTGTKEDGEKYIENSFMLVNIIASAMVFGMIGVSHNFVTLYFGEGFKECGVLLVYLTLSVFFIAWANIIRTQYLIPQGMDMVYVISTIVGAVLNLTINLMLIPRYQAKGAAIGTIVAEFSVMFVQMIWLRKQLPVIRYITNSLPYLLTGVIMMFLVSICGNWLGTGLVQLLVQIGLGGVFCIIFTILIATLRKDLFYKVVIKGISVKLKSNSTP from the coding sequence GTGGGCACCTTAAAAAAGAATTTTATTTATAATATATCCTATCAATTTTTATCTTTGTTTCTTCCTTTAGTTACTACCCCATACATTTCGAGAGTACTTGGTGCAGATGGAATCGGTGAATATTCCTATACCTATTCGGTTGTTTATTATTTTATGTTGGTTGCAATGCTTGGTATTACTCAGCATGGTAACCGTACCATAGCCTCATCAGGAACAGGCATGGAAAAACGCAGTGAAGTATTTTGGAATATTTATACGGTGCAATTAATTACCCATGGAGTTGGTGTTCTAATCTATCTTATATACTTGCTGATGGTGGTAAAGAATAGCAGCCCCTTACCATGGCTTCAGTTGATATTTTTGTGCTCCGGTATTTTTGATATAAGCTGGCTGTATTTTGGTTTGGAGAATTTTAGGTTTACTGTATTGCGGAATGTGTTAATTAAACTGGCAACGGTGGTTCTGATTTTTCTCTATGTAAAAGATACAGGAGATTTATGGATATTCACCTTGATAATGGCAGTGGGAACGCTTTTAAGCCAGGTTTATTTGTGGCTATATCTGCGTAAATTTGTAACGTTTGTAAGACCAGACATAAAAGGAATACGTTGTCAGCTTAAGCCTATCATAACTCTGTTTATTCCAGTACTGGCGTTTAGCGTCTATAAGGTAATGGACAAAATTATGCTAGGGAATATGTCAACCTATGAACAGGTAGGATTTTATGAAAACGCCACGAAGATTAATAATATACCCATAGGTTTCATAAATGCCATGGGCATCGTCATGCTTCCACGGATGACCAATATTGCTACCACGGGAACGAAAGAAGATGGTGAGAAATATATAGAGAATTCCTTTATGCTGGTGAATATTATTGCATCTGCTATGGTATTTGGCATGATTGGAGTAAGTCATAATTTTGTTACCCTATATTTTGGAGAAGGGTTTAAAGAATGTGGTGTTTTACTGGTATACCTGACTTTGAGCGTATTTTTTATAGCCTGGGCAAATATCATCAGGACACAATATCTCATTCCCCAAGGCATGGACATGGTATATGTTATATCTACAATTGTTGGAGCAGTACTTAATCTGACGATTAACCTGATGCTGATTCCTAGATATCAGGCTAAGGGTGCAGCCATTGGCACTATAGTTGCTGAGTTTTCCGTTATGTTTGTGCAGATGATTTGGCTGCGCAAACAATTACCGGTAATAAGGTATATCACCAATTCCCTTCCATACCTTTTAACAGGTGTTATAATGATGTTTCTGGTTTCTATTTGTGGTAACTGGTTAGGAACAGGACTTGTTCAATTACTGGTACAAATTGGATTGGGTGGTGTGTTTTGTATTATTTTTACAATTCTAATAGCTACTTTACGAAAGGATTTATTTTATAAGGTGGTTATAAAGGGGATTAGTGTGAAGTTAAAAAGCAATTCTACACCCTGA
- a CDS encoding polysaccharide pyruvyl transferase family protein, translating to MKIGIITFHESNNCGSMLQSYALQKTLERMGYKNEIINFSNNEQQHMYALFRKPRSLKDIALNMVTLLFYPRFKCHYEDYKSFLRKWLVLGKTRYTDNLQLMDNPGDYDAYITGSDQVWNTTCPDGDDAYYLNFVSDKLKIAYAPSFGATYLTEEEKEPETYIKYLKDFDYMSIREDNGAKWIYEMTGQTVPVLLDPTMLLGSNEYAKMAAKETAVKGKYIFYYAFRYSEEVNRVVRAISKQLNMPVYIIDAKSWVKKGARFGFRLTKKSGPLVFLKMIAEAQLVLTTSFHGTAFSIINHKKFWFIDSSMHNANDDRAITILNMFGLKERMVTGDELLIKDVMSGITFTYADQQLKRMQTKSINFLQESLRKK from the coding sequence ATGAAAATAGGTATCATTACATTTCATGAATCGAATAATTGCGGTTCCATGCTGCAAAGCTATGCCTTACAAAAAACGCTGGAACGCATGGGATATAAGAATGAGATTATTAATTTTTCAAACAATGAACAACAGCATATGTACGCGTTATTTCGCAAACCGCGAAGTTTAAAGGATATTGCCTTAAACATGGTCACCTTACTGTTCTATCCACGCTTTAAATGCCACTATGAGGATTACAAATCCTTTTTGCGTAAGTGGCTGGTACTGGGAAAGACACGATATACAGATAACCTTCAGCTTATGGACAACCCGGGAGATTATGATGCTTACATAACAGGAAGTGACCAGGTGTGGAACACAACCTGTCCCGACGGAGATGATGCTTATTATCTGAACTTTGTCTCTGATAAATTAAAGATTGCGTATGCTCCAAGCTTTGGAGCAACTTATCTTACAGAGGAAGAAAAAGAGCCGGAAACATATATTAAATATTTAAAAGACTTTGACTATATGTCTATTCGTGAAGATAATGGAGCAAAATGGATTTATGAAATGACCGGACAGACAGTACCTGTACTCCTTGACCCAACAATGTTGCTAGGCAGCAATGAATACGCCAAAATGGCAGCAAAGGAGACCGCTGTTAAGGGAAAGTACATTTTTTACTATGCCTTCCGCTATTCCGAAGAGGTAAACCGGGTGGTTCGGGCTATTTCAAAGCAATTGAATATGCCGGTTTATATAATTGATGCCAAGTCCTGGGTTAAGAAAGGGGCTCGTTTTGGCTTTCGCCTAACAAAAAAAAGCGGTCCCCTAGTATTTTTAAAAATGATTGCAGAAGCCCAATTGGTTTTGACAACCTCCTTTCATGGAACCGCTTTTTCGATTATAAACCATAAGAAGTTCTGGTTTATTGACAGTTCAATGCATAATGCCAATGATGACAGGGCTATAACCATTTTAAACATGTTTGGTCTAAAGGAGCGAATGGTTACTGGTGACGAACTTTTAATAAAGGATGTGATGTCTGGGATTACATTCACCTATGCAGACCAGCAATTAAAAAGGATGCAGACTAAATCTATAAATTTTTTACAGGAATCGCTCCGGAAAAAATAA
- a CDS encoding beta-1,6-N-acetylglucosaminyltransferase: MKHAFLIIAHNELEVLKALISLLDNRNNDLYIHMDKKFKTWNENELKKCAKRSKIKVLSEISVNWGDASQVECQYLLLRSAFAGEYDYYHFLSGADLPLKSNLDIHTFFRKHAGKQFIHFDSPVAGKEALNRVMYRHPFGKYLKCTRYKTVTKVLFLTDDFLVKIQTVLGLKRKLYYETIQKGCNWCSITKEFADYVLREEKKVMVMLKKSLCGDEIFIQTLCVNSPFIHQLYDKVFSNNYNACKRLIIWNEENRKSPKVLREEDWGRLLNTSSLFGRKFSMDKQKDFTQRWISHIRTENRRSIVR; encoded by the coding sequence ATGAAACACGCCTTCTTAATCATAGCCCATAATGAATTAGAGGTTTTAAAAGCATTGATAAGCCTGTTAGATAACAGGAATAATGATTTATATATTCATATGGACAAAAAATTTAAGACTTGGAATGAAAATGAACTTAAGAAGTGTGCTAAGCGTTCAAAGATAAAAGTCTTAAGTGAAATTTCTGTTAACTGGGGTGATGCGTCCCAGGTGGAGTGTCAGTACTTATTACTTCGAAGTGCTTTTGCAGGTGAGTATGATTATTATCACTTTTTGTCAGGGGCAGACCTACCCTTAAAATCTAATTTAGATATACATACATTTTTTAGAAAGCATGCAGGGAAGCAGTTCATACATTTTGATAGTCCGGTCGCCGGAAAAGAGGCATTAAACCGTGTGATGTATCGCCATCCGTTTGGCAAATATCTAAAGTGTACCAGGTACAAGACAGTTACAAAAGTATTATTTTTAACAGATGATTTTCTGGTAAAAATTCAAACCGTATTGGGTCTAAAAAGAAAACTTTATTATGAAACCATCCAAAAGGGCTGTAATTGGTGCAGTATCACAAAGGAGTTTGCAGATTACGTACTGAGAGAAGAAAAGAAGGTAATGGTAATGCTAAAGAAAAGCTTGTGTGGTGATGAAATATTTATACAGACCCTGTGTGTTAATTCTCCTTTCATTCATCAATTGTACGACAAAGTTTTTTCTAATAATTACAATGCCTGCAAAAGGCTTATTATTTGGAATGAGGAGAATAGAAAAAGCCCCAAGGTACTCAGGGAGGAAGACTGGGGTCGTTTACTTAATACGTCTTCTTTGTTTGGAAGAAAGTTCAGTATGGATAAGCAGAAAGACTTTACACAGCGATGGATTTCTCATATTCGAACAGAGAATAGACGGTCTATAGTTAGATAA
- a CDS encoding O-antigen ligase family protein, translated as MKFKKSKIYLILLCFTYFRDILDILWGQYSSYLTLMGYLLIAAIFVLYCINTNRLYLNRVDFFCLTAFVLGQCMGYAYSYTTSYPNNNIERAIIWIFSYFIFVIFPRKVIITKKEMEQLLKIIIAVALFSAIYAVVFQLNGEAFSFRGNSNFNMSNSYRSIWGHRNQFGVILLGGIIATWYFMHQVKKKGKLRLLILFLTVNLAFTFSRTCYVAFLAYIFGYMLCEWKIHKKAVIALIFLVLLCFVLYLFVPLVTDFADKYMIRESSGLTGRDTLWQVAFDLLDTITLWFGRGMGIDRVVLAEDTVGAGVGFHSMYITYLLSGGIILSAVVVVVIGRNLYLIWNKLSKISRPVFDWAVGSIIAFLVYPVFEVSAFFVLTSPSLIQTFYVLTIPLLLSGNAQLFKGETAYETRLLNHSP; from the coding sequence TTGAAGTTTAAGAAAAGTAAAATATATCTGATACTACTTTGCTTTACTTATTTTAGAGATATTCTGGATATCTTGTGGGGACAGTATAGTTCTTATCTTACGTTGATGGGTTATCTTTTAATTGCTGCTATTTTTGTATTGTATTGTATCAATACGAATCGATTATATCTGAATAGAGTTGATTTTTTTTGTCTTACTGCTTTTGTGCTTGGGCAATGCATGGGTTATGCATACAGCTATACTACTAGTTATCCCAATAATAATATAGAACGGGCAATCATATGGATTTTTTCCTATTTTATTTTTGTTATATTTCCCAGAAAAGTAATTATAACAAAAAAAGAAATGGAGCAATTACTAAAGATTATCATTGCTGTGGCACTTTTTAGTGCTATATATGCTGTTGTTTTTCAGTTAAATGGAGAAGCATTTTCGTTTCGGGGCAATAGTAATTTTAACATGTCCAATTCCTATCGCTCTATCTGGGGACACCGTAACCAATTTGGTGTTATTTTATTAGGAGGAATTATTGCAACCTGGTATTTCATGCATCAGGTAAAAAAGAAAGGAAAACTAAGGCTATTAATTCTATTTTTAACAGTTAATTTGGCTTTTACCTTTTCAAGAACCTGCTATGTTGCATTCTTGGCATATATCTTTGGATATATGTTGTGTGAATGGAAGATTCATAAAAAGGCAGTCATAGCCCTTATCTTTTTAGTACTTTTGTGCTTTGTACTTTATCTCTTTGTTCCTTTGGTAACTGATTTTGCAGATAAATATATGATACGGGAAAGCTCTGGTTTAACGGGACGGGATACTTTATGGCAGGTAGCTTTTGATTTACTGGATACGATTACTTTATGGTTTGGAAGAGGGATGGGAATTGACAGAGTGGTGTTAGCAGAAGATACGGTTGGTGCCGGAGTGGGATTTCACAGCATGTATATTACATATCTACTATCAGGGGGCATTATTTTAAGTGCAGTCGTTGTTGTTGTGATAGGAAGAAACCTCTATTTGATTTGGAATAAGTTAAGTAAGATAAGCCGTCCTGTTTTTGACTGGGCCGTTGGCAGTATTATAGCATTTTTGGTATATCCCGTTTTTGAAGTAAGTGCATTCTTTGTATTAACTTCACCATCTCTTATTCAGACCTTTTATGTGTTAACGATCCCGCTTTTATTGAGTGGCAATGCACAACTATTTAAAGGAGAGACTGCTTATGAAACACGCCTTCTTAATCATAGCCCATAA
- a CDS encoding glycosyltransferase family 2 protein translates to MVEISFVVIGFNVEQYIEKCLYSLLNQSYSDYEVIFIDDGSTDKTKVIVANLVQRYDKLSYYGQSNQGANSARIHGVQKAQGKYIVFVDGDDWVHNRLVENVSNYTRDFKQDIVIYNFSVFNSKGEFRVNQKHRTGEYNRESYIKAILSESLTPYFWNRCYKKDFLIRAAYETIPRITMGDDLAANIRFAEYNPVILSIPEVLYYYFNNESGVSRKPTKKHLEILQAMEDVRQTLNRIDYKEYKTYFEYRYYKMFLYYVVRNKYEKTDIQDTIYRTWKHENINLKKNKLVSEDIKERKFLEKFLLYAYHYKYDFGYFLASLYIKYMGRRTT, encoded by the coding sequence ATGGTAGAAATTAGTTTTGTAGTAATTGGATTTAATGTGGAACAATACATAGAGAAATGCCTGTATTCACTACTTAACCAAAGTTATTCCGATTATGAAGTAATCTTCATTGACGATGGTTCAACCGATAAGACAAAGGTCATCGTTGCCAATCTGGTACAAAGATATGATAAATTAAGTTACTATGGTCAGTCGAACCAGGGTGCCAACAGTGCACGTATACACGGGGTTCAAAAGGCACAGGGAAAGTATATTGTCTTCGTAGATGGAGACGATTGGGTTCATAACCGGCTGGTAGAAAACGTATCAAATTACACCCGGGATTTTAAGCAGGATATAGTAATTTACAATTTTTCTGTCTTTAACTCCAAAGGGGAATTTAGAGTAAACCAGAAGCACAGAACCGGAGAGTATAACAGGGAGAGTTATATTAAAGCCATATTATCCGAATCACTTACTCCATATTTTTGGAACAGATGTTATAAAAAGGACTTTTTAATAAGGGCAGCGTATGAAACCATTCCCAGGATAACAATGGGTGATGATTTGGCAGCAAATATCAGGTTTGCAGAATATAATCCCGTAATACTATCTATACCAGAGGTGCTGTATTATTACTTTAATAATGAAAGCGGTGTTTCCAGAAAACCTACAAAAAAACACTTAGAAATTCTTCAGGCAATGGAGGATGTAAGGCAAACTCTTAATCGGATAGATTATAAAGAGTATAAGACTTATTTTGAATATAGGTATTACAAAATGTTTCTTTATTATGTAGTAAGAAATAAGTATGAAAAAACGGATATCCAGGACACGATTTATCGTACCTGGAAACATGAAAATATAAACCTCAAAAAGAATAAACTGGTTTCAGAAGATATAAAGGAAAGGAAGTTTTTAGAAAAATTTCTGTTATATGCGTATCATTATAAGTATGATTTTGGCTACTTCTTGGCAAGCCTGTATATAAAATACATGGGCAGGAGAACAACTTGA
- a CDS encoding glycosyltransferase family 1 protein encodes MRQKIKVLAVNTAGLTTNGISAVIYDYYSAMDLEPFAIDVLSIGAYSISLVEAFEELGITIYYLPSRKDELFKYVKGLIKLFQIQQYDILHVHGNSATLAIELMIAKLCGCKIRIAHSHNTTCDYKKADKVLRPVFNRTYTHAFACGQKAGEWLYGKKDFTVMKNGRDIMKYRFHPYKREEVRKMLGLDKTTLAIGHIGNFNEQKNHEFLIHVFYEVYKERKDAKLFLAGFGPKEEFIKMLVHTLGLKDRVVFLGVIDNVHEILQAMDVMLLPSLYEGLPLVVVEWQIAALPCIISEVVSRECVYTDLVRLLPLNCTYTRWAKNILEIDTKKRQLYADSVVSLTREHEYDIACEAERLAEFYLQCRDSNAVPMEGCGYGRN; translated from the coding sequence GTGAGGCAAAAGATAAAAGTTTTAGCAGTAAATACGGCAGGGCTTACAACAAATGGGATTTCAGCAGTAATATATGATTATTATTCGGCAATGGATTTAGAACCTTTTGCAATCGATGTCCTGTCAATTGGAGCGTACAGCATTTCCTTAGTGGAAGCCTTTGAAGAACTTGGAATTACCATATATTATCTGCCCTCTAGAAAAGATGAACTTTTTAAATATGTGAAAGGTCTAATAAAGCTATTTCAAATACAACAGTATGATATATTGCATGTTCATGGGAACAGTGCAACCCTGGCTATTGAGCTTATGATAGCCAAATTATGCGGATGTAAAATAAGAATTGCCCATTCTCATAACACTACCTGTGATTATAAGAAAGCGGATAAAGTCTTAAGACCCGTATTTAACAGAACCTATACACATGCATTTGCCTGTGGGCAAAAGGCCGGAGAATGGCTTTATGGCAAAAAAGACTTTACAGTAATGAAAAATGGACGGGATATTATGAAATACCGCTTTCATCCTTATAAACGGGAAGAAGTCAGAAAAATGTTGGGTCTTGATAAAACGACACTTGCAATTGGTCATATTGGTAATTTTAATGAGCAAAAGAATCATGAGTTTTTAATTCATGTGTTTTACGAGGTTTATAAGGAAAGAAAGGATGCAAAGTTATTTTTAGCGGGGTTTGGACCTAAGGAAGAATTCATAAAAATGCTTGTACATACGCTGGGTCTTAAAGACCGGGTAGTGTTTCTGGGTGTAATTGATAATGTACATGAAATCTTACAAGCGATGGATGTTATGTTACTGCCGTCTTTGTATGAAGGGCTGCCACTGGTTGTGGTGGAATGGCAGATTGCAGCTTTGCCATGTATCATATCAGAGGTTGTAAGCAGAGAATGTGTTTACACAGATTTAGTAAGGCTCCTACCGTTAAATTGCACTTATACAAGGTGGGCAAAGAATATATTGGAAATTGATACGAAAAAGCGGCAGCTTTATGCAGACTCAGTAGTTAGTTTAACTCGTGAGCATGAGTATGATATTGCTTGTGAGGCTGAAAGACTGGCAGAATTTTATTTACAATGCAGAGACAGCAATGCTGTGCCAATGGAAGGATGTGGCTATGGTAGAAATTAG
- a CDS encoding glycosyltransferase — MIFVTVGTHEQPFNRLIKFVDTLKADNVIKENIIIQTGFSTYEPKACHWSKLFTYEEMQKNVENARIVITHGGPASFFMPLQMGKIPIVVPRQVGFGEHVNNHQVDFAKMLSRRRGTILPVYAIETLEEVILTYDTLIERIAADMKSNNTVFCNKLEELVEEIIEM; from the coding sequence ATGATATTTGTAACAGTAGGGACACATGAGCAGCCTTTTAACAGGCTTATTAAGTTTGTAGATACATTAAAAGCGGACAATGTAATTAAGGAAAATATAATCATACAGACAGGCTTTAGTACGTATGAACCAAAAGCCTGTCATTGGAGCAAGCTTTTTACCTATGAGGAAATGCAGAAAAATGTAGAAAATGCTCGTATTGTTATCACGCATGGTGGACCGGCCAGTTTCTTTATGCCACTGCAAATGGGGAAAATTCCAATTGTAGTTCCCAGACAGGTTGGCTTTGGTGAGCATGTTAATAATCATCAGGTGGATTTTGCTAAAATGCTGAGCAGAAGAAGAGGGACAATCTTACCTGTCTATGCGATAGAAACATTAGAAGAGGTTATTCTTACATATGATACCCTTATTGAAAGGATTGCGGCTGATATGAAAAGTAATAATACAGTATTTTGTAATAAGCTAGAAGAATTAGTTGAAGAGATAATTGAGATGTAA
- the pssD gene encoding PssD/Cps14F family polysaccharide biosynthesis glycosyltransferase, whose protein sequence is MKVCFVGSSGGHLMHLYMLKRFWADKERFWVTFDKEDARSLLGEEKMYSCYFPSNRNIKNLIKNTFVAAKVLKNEKPDVIISSGAAVAVPFFYIGKLLGAKLIYIEVFDRIDKSTLTGKLVYPITDKFIVQWEEQKTVYPKAINLGSIF, encoded by the coding sequence ATGAAAGTATGTTTTGTTGGGTCAAGCGGCGGACATCTTATGCATCTGTATATGCTAAAACGTTTCTGGGCAGACAAAGAACGCTTCTGGGTAACCTTTGATAAAGAGGATGCCAGAAGTCTGCTGGGAGAAGAAAAGATGTATTCATGTTACTTCCCAAGTAATCGCAATATTAAAAATCTTATTAAGAACACATTTGTAGCTGCCAAAGTTCTAAAGAATGAGAAACCGGATGTTATCATTTCTTCCGGTGCAGCCGTGGCAGTCCCCTTTTTTTATATAGGTAAGCTTTTGGGAGCTAAATTAATTTATATCGAGGTCTTTGATCGGATTGATAAGTCCACTTTGACCGGTAAACTTGTATATCCAATTACAGATAAGTTCATTGTACAGTGGGAGGAACAAAAGACAGTGTACCCAAAAGCAATTAATTTGGGCAGCATTTTTTAA
- a CDS encoding sugar transferase: MGNRKSKVGEKLIIVVDIVSIIGSFILSVAVQYNRIGTNDLTSLYVSTVFIMLLSHMVSYATGMNRKQVFKRGFTEEGFAIVKEQVKLMAILVTYLYLTKQGESYSRLFVVIFFLLNYLITYVLRSYLKVFMFACYKRSTSSNKVLLITTSDRAEDVIHRIRAEREWAILISDMAIIDKDMVGECIEGITVLGSKSNLMEIARLNVLDEVFISLPQQCNFNLNEAIYEFEKMGVVVHIGIEINPMFHFKNKYLENFAGYQVITFSTGIFDARQELLKRVLDFAGGIIGVVATAIITLLLAPIIKLDSKGPVFFSQVRVGRNGRKFKIYKFRSMYENAEEMKKDLLDKNDIQGFMFKMKDDPRITKVGKFIRKTSLDEFPQFLNVLKGDMSLVGTRPPTLDEFEKYEVRHKRRLSLRPGLTGLWQVSGRSDIQDFEEVVKLDLEYIDNWSIGLDIKLILKTICVVVLKKGGR, translated from the coding sequence ATGGGAAACAGAAAAAGCAAAGTAGGCGAGAAGCTTATCATAGTAGTGGATATAGTCAGTATAATAGGTTCATTCATACTGTCGGTTGCGGTTCAATATAACCGGATTGGTACTAATGATTTAACGAGCTTGTATGTCAGTACAGTATTTATTATGTTGTTAAGCCACATGGTGAGTTATGCAACAGGAATGAATAGGAAACAGGTATTTAAACGGGGATTCACAGAGGAGGGCTTTGCCATAGTAAAGGAACAGGTTAAGCTGATGGCAATTCTTGTTACATATCTGTATCTTACAAAACAGGGAGAGAGTTATTCTAGACTATTTGTAGTAATATTCTTTCTCTTAAATTATCTCATCACCTATGTTTTGCGCAGTTACTTAAAAGTATTTATGTTTGCTTGTTATAAAAGAAGTACATCTAGTAATAAGGTACTGCTAATTACTACATCAGACCGGGCAGAGGATGTAATTCACAGAATCAGAGCTGAACGTGAGTGGGCAATTCTAATCAGTGATATGGCAATCATTGATAAAGATATGGTGGGAGAGTGTATAGAGGGCATTACAGTGCTTGGGAGCAAAAGTAATCTAATGGAGATAGCCAGACTGAATGTGCTTGATGAAGTATTTATTAGTCTTCCGCAACAATGCAATTTTAATCTGAATGAGGCCATCTATGAATTTGAGAAAATGGGAGTCGTAGTACATATAGGTATTGAAATAAATCCTATGTTTCATTTTAAGAATAAGTATCTGGAGAATTTTGCAGGATATCAGGTAATCACCTTTTCAACCGGAATATTTGATGCCAGACAGGAACTTTTAAAGCGGGTCTTAGACTTTGCCGGAGGAATAATTGGAGTTGTGGCTACAGCTATAATTACCCTGCTTTTAGCACCCATTATAAAATTAGATTCTAAGGGCCCGGTTTTCTTTTCACAGGTTAGGGTGGGCAGAAACGGAAGAAAATTTAAAATCTATAAATTTCGTTCCATGTATGAAAATGCAGAAGAAATGAAAAAAGACCTACTGGATAAAAATGATATACAGGGTTTTATGTTTAAGATGAAGGATGATCCCCGTATTACAAAAGTGGGCAAATTTATACGGAAAACAAGTCTGGATGAATTCCCTCAGTTTTTAAATGTGTTAAAGGGTGATATGAGTCTGGTTGGGACAAGACCTCCTACGCTAGATGAATTCGAAAAATATGAAGTAAGGCATAAAAGGAGGCTTAGTTTACGGCCTGGCCTTACCGGGCTTTGGCAGGTCAGCGGCAGAAGTGATATACAGGATTTTGAGGAAGTTGTTAAATTGGACTTGGAGTATATTGACAACTGGAGCATTGGACTTGATATTAAGTTGATTTTAAAGACGATTTGTGTTGTAGTGCTTAAAAAAGGAGGACGGTAG
- a CDS encoding CpsD/CapB family tyrosine-protein kinase, with amino-acid sequence MNRIASKNGLEPDYWAKEAYKTLRSNIQFLGDDIQVITFTSCTPNKENTNVSFKLAESFVKTGKRLLLIDADLRESALHKPQQNKEGKKGLTHYLTNQCGIGDVIIPSDVEDVDLILAGTKETDTTELLGQQKFEEMIGRLRNSYDYIFINTPPVGVYIDSAIVAGVSDGVVIVIESNAINRRFAKEAKEQLEASKCRILGVVLYKAQLGRKRFLLK; translated from the coding sequence ATGAACAGAATCGCATCAAAAAATGGATTAGAGCCGGATTACTGGGCAAAGGAAGCTTATAAGACTTTAAGAAGCAATATTCAGTTTTTGGGAGACGACATTCAGGTTATTACATTTACTAGTTGTACTCCGAATAAAGAAAATACAAATGTATCATTTAAACTGGCAGAGTCTTTTGTCAAAACTGGAAAGAGACTCCTTCTCATTGATGCAGACCTGAGAGAATCTGCCTTGCATAAACCACAACAGAATAAAGAAGGAAAGAAAGGGCTTACACACTACCTCACAAATCAGTGCGGTATAGGGGATGTAATAATCCCTTCGGATGTTGAGGATGTAGACCTTATCTTAGCAGGAACAAAGGAAACGGATACAACAGAGCTTTTAGGACAGCAAAAATTTGAAGAGATGATTGGGAGACTTAGAAATAGTTATGACTACATCTTTATTAATACGCCCCCTGTAGGTGTGTATATTGATAGCGCCATAGTTGCCGGGGTATCTGACGGAGTTGTCATAGTAATTGAAAGTAATGCCATAAACCGACGATTTGCAAAAGAGGCAAAGGAACAGCTTGAAGCCTCCAAATGCAGAATATTAGGTGTGGTTCTTTATAAAGCTCAGTTGGGGAGGAAAAGATTTCTTTTAAAATAA
- a CDS encoding YveK family protein: MEPNSNDEIEIDLKELYHLLKVRAWIILLSASLAAAGAWFISSYLLTPVYNSTTKLYILNKSTSLTGLNLEDLQLGTQLTQDYMVLVKSRPVVSQVIENLNLTMPYEEMLQSITINNPSDTRILEITARYPDPYLAKRIVDEFAKVSSIRIANIMETSVPAIVEEGYMQAYPSGPNVRKNTIIGAFLGGALSAAGIILLYLLDDTIKSSRDVKRYLELNTIGVIPVEYSRVRQQRADNRKEKQKKASKDKQRGKE; the protein is encoded by the coding sequence ATGGAACCGAATAGTAATGATGAAATTGAAATTGATTTAAAAGAACTGTATCACTTGCTAAAAGTGCGTGCATGGATTATTCTCCTTTCTGCTTCTCTTGCAGCAGCAGGAGCGTGGTTTATCAGCAGCTATTTATTAACGCCTGTTTATAATTCTACTACAAAACTATATATACTTAATAAATCCACCTCTCTAACTGGTTTAAATCTGGAGGACCTGCAATTGGGAACCCAATTGACCCAGGACTACATGGTATTGGTAAAGAGCAGGCCGGTGGTAAGTCAGGTGATAGAGAATCTAAATCTTACTATGCCTTATGAAGAGATGCTGCAAAGCATAACCATTAATAATCCAAGTGATACACGCATATTAGAGATTACCGCCAGGTACCCAGACCCCTATCTGGCAAAAAGAATTGTGGATGAATTCGCAAAGGTGTCTTCAATTCGTATAGCTAATATTATGGAAACCTCTGTACCTGCTATTGTAGAGGAAGGATACATGCAGGCCTATCCATCCGGGCCTAACGTACGGAAAAATACAATAATAGGAGCCTTTTTAGGGGGAGCTTTGTCAGCTGCCGGTATAATCCTGTTGTATTTGCTGGATGATACCATTAAGAGTTCCCGGGATGTAAAAAGGTATCTAGAGCTTAATACCATTGGAGTAATTCCAGTAGAATACAGCAGAGTAAGACAACAACGAGCTGATAATAGAAAAGAAAAACAGAAAAAAGCTAGTAAAGATAAGCAGAGAGGCAAAGAATAA